The following proteins come from a genomic window of Corallococcus sp. NCRR:
- a CDS encoding MaoC/PaaZ C-terminal domain-containing protein: MSAPILDLHSLPSMPATLLRAANPFGKSRGSATLPALTLRAHGCRATPVLLERYRTACGFDADGFLPLPYPQVLATPLHMELLGLPDFPYSAVGMVHVRNRIQQHRRVPDTTALTVACRFEARREAPAGDEFDIETRVEAQETGELLWQAVSTMLRRDAERKDKDGARKAPPPEDTRFASSRPAPWSIPADTGRRYARASGDFNPIHLTAVTAKPFGFPRAIAHGMWTLARCVAELGEAAHADALSLDCDFKKPLLLPSRVTFQTARESAGVAFRVLSEEGKPHLVGRLA; encoded by the coding sequence ATGTCCGCTCCCATCCTCGACCTGCACTCGCTCCCGTCGATGCCCGCCACGCTCCTGCGCGCGGCGAATCCCTTCGGGAAGTCCCGGGGCAGCGCCACGCTGCCGGCCCTGACGCTGCGGGCGCATGGCTGCCGCGCGACGCCCGTGCTGCTGGAGCGCTACCGGACCGCGTGCGGCTTCGACGCCGACGGCTTTCTGCCGCTCCCGTACCCGCAGGTGCTGGCCACGCCGCTGCACATGGAGCTGCTGGGGCTGCCCGACTTCCCGTACTCCGCCGTGGGCATGGTGCACGTGCGCAACCGCATCCAGCAGCACCGCCGCGTGCCGGACACCACCGCGCTCACCGTGGCCTGCCGCTTCGAAGCCCGGCGCGAAGCGCCCGCCGGCGATGAGTTCGACATCGAGACTCGCGTCGAAGCCCAGGAGACCGGCGAGCTGCTGTGGCAGGCCGTCAGCACCATGCTGCGCCGCGATGCCGAGCGGAAGGACAAGGACGGCGCGCGCAAGGCCCCTCCGCCGGAGGACACGCGCTTCGCGTCCAGCCGCCCCGCGCCCTGGAGCATCCCCGCGGACACCGGGCGCCGCTATGCGCGGGCCTCCGGCGACTTCAACCCCATCCACCTCACCGCCGTCACCGCGAAGCCCTTCGGCTTCCCTCGCGCCATCGCGCACGGCATGTGGACGCTCGCGCGCTGCGTGGCGGAGCTGGGCGAAGCGGCCCATGCGGACGCGCTCTCGCTGGATTGCGACTTCAAGAAGCCCCTCCTCCTTCCGTCCCGGGTGACGTTCCAGACGGCTCGCGAGTCCGCGGGCGTGGCGTTCCGGGTGCTGTCGGAGGAGGGGAAGCCGCACCTGGTGGGGCGGCTGGCCTGA
- a CDS encoding helix-turn-helix domain-containing protein: MEEVAEHLELGVEVLARVERGVMVPTIPTLSRLCALMKLDPDSLPDLPELSD; the protein is encoded by the coding sequence ATGGAGGAAGTCGCGGAGCATCTGGAACTGGGCGTGGAAGTCCTGGCCCGCGTCGAGCGAGGGGTGATGGTCCCCACCATCCCCACGCTGAGCCGGTTGTGCGCCCTGATGAAGCTGGACCCGGACAGTCTGCCGGACCTCCCGGAGCTGAGTGATTGA
- a CDS encoding (deoxy)nucleoside triphosphate pyrophosphohydrolase — MTRRHVRVVGAMLQNEMGRYLITQRPPTASLPLLWEFPGGRVEEGEQDTAALARELQEEMGVRIVVLEQVMHTHHEYPTYDIDFRVFRCRLSDPDAEIHHLRVHDHRWVALEEMGQYRFPDADAKTLARLLDLDH; from the coding sequence ATGACCCGTCGTCACGTGCGAGTCGTCGGCGCGATGCTCCAGAACGAGATGGGTCGCTACCTCATCACCCAGCGTCCTCCCACCGCGTCGCTGCCCCTGCTGTGGGAGTTCCCGGGCGGCCGGGTGGAGGAGGGGGAGCAGGACACGGCGGCGCTCGCCCGCGAGCTGCAGGAGGAGATGGGGGTCCGCATCGTGGTGCTCGAGCAGGTCATGCACACCCACCACGAGTACCCGACCTACGACATCGACTTCCGCGTGTTCCGCTGCCGCCTGAGCGACCCGGACGCGGAGATCCACCACCTGCGCGTGCATGACCACCGCTGGGTGGCGCTGGAGGAGATGGGCCAATACCGCTTCCCCGACGCGGACGCGAAGACCCTGGCCCGGCTGCTGGACCTGGACCACTGA
- the ftsH gene encoding ATP-dependent zinc metalloprotease FtsH yields MKPQDLPPGMGPRGKKSDKPTPTKGGFKFGSPLGYILLLVLGFLLFRNVFQDAGVRRVSYSQLRDAVENNQFSRVQISNEWVKGFLKDNAQPPPGERGTLRSEPSALPWMAYRVPGDEGLVPLLEQKGIQFEAVPQSSFSEVLWIWLIPMGLLILFWSFMMRRMSGGMGQGPQSVMSFGKTRAKVQAEADTGVGFKDVAGVDEAVDELREIVEFLKTPEKFRRLGGRIPKGVLLVGPPGTGKTLLARAVAGEAGVPFFNLSGSEFVEMFVGVGAARVRDLFAQATAKAPCIIFIDELDAIGKSRNSGVAGGHDEREQTLNQLLAEMDGFDSRAGLIILAATNRPEILDSALMRPGRFDRQVLVDRPDKRGRERVLEIHAKGVKLAQDVDLKVIASRTPGFAGADLANVVNEAALLAARKNRDAVMRADFEEAIERVVAGLEKKNRRMNEREKEIVAHHEAGHAVVGWMLPYAERVTKVSIIPRGLAALGYTMSLPLEDRYLMSFDELRDKMAGMMGGRAAEEIFIGEVSTGASNDIKQATEIAKMMVRDYGMSTLGPVALSGEQGPGFLRSAGMPETRSYSEQTARMIDDEVRKMVAEALDRAREVLHTNREKVEALAARLLATEVIEEEAMITILGPKVLAQRGLLHPEARTVISAHPVGGTESEPNVPPTQHAEGKLDS; encoded by the coding sequence ATGAAGCCACAGGACCTGCCGCCGGGGATGGGCCCGCGCGGAAAGAAGAGCGACAAGCCAACACCCACGAAAGGTGGGTTCAAGTTCGGCTCACCACTGGGCTACATCCTCCTGCTCGTCCTGGGGTTCCTGCTGTTCCGGAACGTGTTTCAGGACGCGGGCGTGCGCCGGGTGTCGTACAGCCAACTGCGCGACGCGGTGGAGAACAACCAGTTCAGCCGTGTCCAGATTTCAAACGAGTGGGTGAAGGGCTTCCTCAAGGACAATGCCCAGCCTCCTCCGGGGGAGCGCGGCACGCTGCGCAGCGAGCCTTCCGCCCTGCCGTGGATGGCCTACCGCGTCCCCGGTGACGAGGGCCTGGTGCCGCTCCTGGAGCAGAAGGGCATCCAGTTCGAGGCCGTGCCCCAGTCCAGCTTCAGCGAGGTGCTGTGGATCTGGCTCATCCCGATGGGCCTGCTCATCCTCTTCTGGAGCTTCATGATGCGCCGGATGTCCGGCGGCATGGGTCAGGGCCCGCAGAGCGTCATGTCCTTTGGCAAGACGCGCGCGAAGGTGCAGGCGGAGGCCGACACCGGCGTGGGCTTCAAGGACGTGGCCGGCGTGGACGAGGCCGTGGACGAGCTGCGCGAGATCGTCGAGTTCCTCAAGACGCCGGAGAAGTTCCGCCGCCTGGGCGGCCGCATCCCCAAGGGCGTGCTGCTCGTGGGCCCTCCGGGCACGGGCAAGACGCTGCTGGCGCGGGCCGTCGCGGGTGAAGCGGGCGTGCCCTTCTTCAACCTCTCCGGTTCGGAGTTCGTGGAGATGTTCGTCGGCGTGGGCGCGGCCCGCGTCCGCGACCTCTTCGCCCAGGCCACCGCGAAGGCGCCGTGCATCATCTTCATCGACGAACTGGACGCCATCGGCAAGAGCCGCAACTCGGGCGTGGCCGGCGGCCATGACGAGCGCGAGCAGACGCTCAACCAGCTGCTCGCGGAGATGGACGGCTTCGACAGCCGCGCGGGCCTCATCATCCTGGCGGCGACGAACCGCCCGGAGATTTTGGACAGCGCGCTGATGCGCCCGGGCCGCTTCGACCGGCAGGTGCTGGTGGACCGCCCGGACAAGCGCGGCCGCGAGCGGGTGCTGGAGATCCACGCCAAGGGCGTGAAGCTGGCCCAGGACGTGGACCTCAAGGTGATTGCCAGCCGAACGCCGGGCTTCGCCGGCGCGGACCTGGCCAACGTGGTGAACGAGGCGGCGCTGCTCGCCGCGCGCAAGAACCGCGACGCGGTGATGCGGGCGGACTTCGAGGAGGCCATCGAGCGCGTGGTGGCGGGCCTGGAGAAGAAGAACCGCCGCATGAACGAGCGCGAGAAGGAGATCGTCGCGCACCACGAGGCGGGCCACGCGGTGGTGGGCTGGATGCTGCCCTACGCGGAGCGAGTGACGAAGGTGTCCATCATCCCGCGCGGCCTGGCGGCGCTGGGCTACACCATGTCGCTGCCGCTGGAGGACCGCTACCTCATGTCCTTCGACGAGCTGCGCGACAAGATGGCCGGCATGATGGGCGGCCGCGCGGCGGAGGAGATCTTCATCGGCGAGGTGTCCACCGGCGCGTCCAACGACATCAAGCAGGCGACGGAGATCGCCAAGATGATGGTCCGCGACTACGGCATGAGCACGCTGGGGCCGGTGGCGCTGAGCGGTGAGCAGGGGCCCGGCTTCCTGCGGTCCGCGGGCATGCCGGAGACTCGCAGCTACTCCGAGCAGACGGCGCGGATGATCGACGACGAGGTCCGCAAGATGGTCGCCGAGGCGCTGGACCGCGCCCGGGAGGTCCTCCACACGAACCGTGAGAAGGTGGAGGCCCTGGCGGCGCGGCTGTTGGCGACGGAGGTCATCGAGGAGGAGGCGATGATCACCATCCTGGGGCCCAAGGTGCTGGCGCAGCGCGGCCTGCTCCACCCGGAAGCGCGCACGGTCATCTCCGCGCACCCCGTGGGGGGCACGGAGTCCGAGCCGAACGTGCCGCCCACGCAGCACGCTGAAGGCAAGCTCGACTCCTAG
- a CDS encoding RNA polymerase sigma factor region1.1 domain-containing protein has protein sequence MENRIGKSYVARKALFAKGLKDGRLTVQEIEEALPAGTLTAAERWLLYYSLRAAQVEIIDEVTGQVDHGFMAEAPPQAPSNH, from the coding sequence GTGGAGAACCGGATTGGAAAGAGCTACGTCGCGCGGAAAGCGTTGTTCGCCAAGGGCCTGAAGGACGGCCGGCTCACGGTGCAGGAGATCGAGGAGGCGCTCCCCGCGGGGACGCTGACGGCCGCCGAGCGGTGGCTCCTCTACTACTCCCTTCGCGCCGCGCAGGTGGAGATCATCGACGAGGTGACCGGGCAGGTGGATCACGGCTTCATGGCGGAAGCGCCGCCCCAGGCCCCGTCCAACCATTAG
- a CDS encoding nucleotide exchange factor GrpE has translation MDGNPRSDETPETQPPADTQVEAADDTQADAAQDGEVARLQAELEAARRRVNELARGLQDLTKDREEFKQRITRERERMLDVERGNVARTLLEAIDELDLVLNASQQDSSPVVQGVRMIRDSLLSKAQATGIERIQVVGRPYDPNLAEAADMEVTPVPADDQKVVAEFRAGYRLKDRVIRPARVKVARYVAPAQA, from the coding sequence ATGGACGGCAATCCCCGCAGCGACGAGACCCCGGAGACGCAGCCCCCCGCTGACACCCAGGTGGAGGCGGCCGATGACACGCAGGCCGACGCCGCCCAGGATGGCGAGGTGGCGCGGCTCCAGGCGGAGCTGGAGGCGGCGCGCCGCCGGGTGAACGAGCTGGCCCGGGGGCTCCAGGACCTGACCAAGGACCGCGAGGAGTTCAAGCAGCGCATCACCCGCGAGCGCGAGCGCATGCTCGACGTGGAGCGCGGCAACGTGGCCCGCACGCTGCTGGAGGCCATCGACGAGCTGGACCTGGTGCTCAACGCCAGCCAGCAGGACTCCTCCCCGGTGGTCCAGGGCGTGCGGATGATCCGCGACAGCCTGCTGTCCAAGGCCCAGGCCACCGGCATCGAGCGCATCCAGGTGGTGGGGCGCCCGTATGATCCGAACCTCGCCGAGGCGGCGGACATGGAGGTGACGCCCGTCCCCGCGGATGACCAGAAGGTCGTCGCCGAGTTCCGAGCGGGCTACCGCCTGAAGGACCGCGTCATCCGCCCCGCCCGGGTGAAGGTGGCCCGGTACGTGGCCCCGGCCCAGGCCTGA
- a CDS encoding trypsin-like peptidase domain-containing protein gives MARRVSCHPVSVRLFSVLCAVALASVAGAAEDPLKPWLQARVREHLAYFASPAPATVDAPAIAGVSSLWRERPAGYAGLPRFTPPTSLAPLIRAVEAGVVNITTVGPGAVAGAVKRSTGSGFVLTPDGLVVTNNHVVANAQGPAVYPTGSGVTPGKDGPREVPVQQVSVRLADGREFPAEVVGRDASTDVALLRLNGAGLGTLPAVFLGDSDALEVGDWVVAIGNPFGLDHSVAHGMISAKERVLGVGQFDDFIQTDALINPGNSGGPLFNMKGEVIGVNTAIISEGQGIGFAVPINLVKDLLPNLRENGKLERGWLGVVINEDGADATATAPVVKDVYRGSPAAQARIRPGDRLVAVNGRPIGSYLQLLRKVALLAPGTEAKLTLLRDGGTQEVAVRLVARPAQEATEGLSNRGGSSANDLGLVLRDLTPEVAAPLGYEAFLGALVSGVVPRSPAEQAGLRAGDVVMEVNRRRVKDAAGVKAALERGSAGASILLRVQRGDALQYIAIAR, from the coding sequence ATGGCCCGCCGTGTAAGCTGCCACCCCGTGTCCGTCCGACTGTTCAGCGTCCTTTGCGCGGTGGCGCTCGCCTCGGTGGCGGGAGCCGCCGAGGATCCGCTCAAGCCCTGGCTCCAGGCCCGGGTGCGCGAGCACCTGGCCTACTTCGCCTCTCCGGCGCCCGCGACGGTGGACGCCCCGGCCATCGCGGGCGTGTCCTCGCTGTGGCGCGAGCGCCCCGCAGGCTACGCGGGCCTGCCGCGCTTCACGCCCCCCACGTCGCTGGCGCCGCTGATCCGCGCGGTGGAGGCGGGCGTGGTGAACATCACCACGGTGGGGCCCGGCGCGGTGGCGGGCGCGGTGAAGCGCTCCACCGGCTCCGGCTTCGTGCTGACGCCCGACGGGCTCGTCGTCACCAACAACCACGTGGTGGCCAACGCTCAAGGGCCGGCGGTGTACCCCACCGGCTCCGGCGTCACGCCGGGCAAGGACGGCCCCCGCGAGGTGCCCGTGCAGCAGGTGTCCGTGCGCCTGGCGGACGGCCGCGAGTTCCCCGCGGAGGTGGTGGGCCGCGACGCGTCCACGGACGTGGCGCTCCTGCGGCTGAACGGCGCCGGGCTGGGGACGCTGCCCGCGGTGTTCCTGGGGGACTCGGACGCGCTGGAGGTGGGGGACTGGGTGGTGGCCATCGGCAACCCGTTCGGCCTGGACCACTCGGTGGCGCACGGGATGATTTCGGCGAAGGAGCGCGTGCTGGGCGTGGGCCAGTTCGACGACTTCATCCAGACGGACGCGCTCATCAACCCCGGCAACTCCGGCGGCCCGCTCTTCAACATGAAGGGCGAGGTGATTGGCGTGAACACCGCCATCATCAGCGAAGGGCAGGGCATCGGCTTCGCGGTGCCCATCAACCTGGTGAAGGACCTGCTGCCCAACCTGCGGGAGAACGGGAAGCTGGAGCGCGGCTGGCTGGGCGTCGTCATCAACGAGGACGGCGCGGACGCCACCGCCACGGCGCCGGTGGTGAAGGACGTCTACCGCGGCAGCCCCGCCGCCCAGGCGCGCATCCGCCCCGGGGACCGGCTGGTGGCGGTGAACGGGCGGCCCATTGGCAGCTACCTCCAGCTCTTGCGCAAGGTGGCGCTCCTGGCCCCGGGCACGGAGGCGAAGCTGACGCTGCTGCGCGACGGCGGCACCCAGGAGGTGGCGGTGCGGCTCGTGGCCCGGCCCGCGCAGGAGGCCACGGAGGGGCTCTCCAACCGGGGCGGCAGCAGCGCGAATGACCTGGGGCTGGTGCTGCGGGACCTGACGCCAGAGGTGGCCGCGCCCCTGGGCTACGAGGCCTTCCTGGGCGCGCTCGTGTCCGGCGTGGTGCCGCGCAGCCCGGCGGAGCAGGCCGGACTGCGCGCGGGCGACGTCGTCATGGAGGTGAACCGCCGCCGCGTGAAGGATGCCGCCGGGGTGAAGGCCGCCCTGGAGCGGGGTAGCGCCGGGGCCAGCATCCTCCTGCGCGTCCAGCGGGGCGACGCGCTCCAGTACATCGCCATCGCCCGCTGA
- a CDS encoding DUF6066 family protein, translating into MNRILAAAFALLVPTLALADVDSRFAKLRDESEPLGGLGAFLEKYVGECDGALVDPQCKQQAEAFRKKYTGKRLYMIVTEDDAGMLSPGDFNPGNNEYTINITPFFSGGKYGLCHGAPKKTDAQGNPVMNYLTVSGTAPDMWNGGTFQRVFSTRGVRAQVVFTPQSVWTLPKKGGGKNYGVNARIEAILVTEGRTGNQMGLWINGKDAAK; encoded by the coding sequence GTGAATCGCATCCTGGCCGCCGCCTTCGCCCTCCTTGTGCCCACGCTCGCCCTGGCCGACGTCGACTCGCGCTTCGCGAAGCTGCGTGACGAGTCCGAGCCCCTGGGGGGGCTGGGGGCCTTCCTGGAGAAGTACGTGGGCGAGTGTGACGGGGCGCTCGTGGACCCGCAGTGCAAGCAGCAGGCGGAGGCCTTCCGCAAGAAGTACACGGGCAAGCGCCTGTACATGATCGTCACCGAGGACGACGCAGGCATGCTGTCCCCCGGCGACTTCAACCCCGGCAATAACGAGTACACCATCAACATCACGCCCTTCTTCTCGGGCGGGAAGTACGGCCTGTGCCACGGCGCTCCGAAGAAGACGGACGCGCAGGGCAACCCGGTGATGAACTACCTCACGGTGAGCGGCACGGCGCCGGACATGTGGAACGGCGGCACCTTCCAGCGCGTCTTCAGCACCCGGGGCGTGCGCGCGCAGGTCGTCTTCACGCCGCAGTCGGTGTGGACGCTGCCCAAGAAGGGCGGCGGGAAGAACTACGGCGTCAACGCCCGCATCGAGGCCATCCTCGTCACCGAGGGCCGCACCGGCAACCAGATGGGGCTGTGGATCAACGGCAAGGACGCCGCGAAGTAG
- a CDS encoding PilZ domain-containing protein: MNTQPQERRSHLRFDKIFTVYLSTQDGMMRGIGRNISARGMFIEVRDSLGLGEKLKVTFAGEDGTEMTCLCEVRYQVALAFGRKDGRPGNSRGVGLRIVAYETLDDAPLLLVDRERVMH; encoded by the coding sequence ATGAACACGCAGCCCCAGGAACGCCGCTCCCACCTGCGCTTCGACAAGATCTTCACCGTGTACCTGTCCACCCAGGACGGGATGATGCGGGGCATCGGCCGCAACATCAGCGCGCGGGGCATGTTCATCGAGGTGCGCGACTCGCTGGGGCTGGGCGAGAAGCTGAAGGTGACGTTCGCGGGCGAGGACGGCACGGAGATGACGTGCCTGTGCGAGGTCCGCTACCAGGTGGCGCTGGCCTTTGGCCGCAAGGACGGGCGTCCCGGCAACAGCCGCGGCGTGGGGCTGCGCATCGTGGCCTACGAGACCCTGGATGACGCGCCGCTGCTCCTGGTGGACCGCGAGCGGGTGATGCACTGA
- a CDS encoding Glu/Leu/Phe/Val family dehydrogenase, translated as MASEETFMRAPAPTPKRTIYTEAMEIFHFAADLIGLDKRVRLELEEPDYEHIFYVTAKLKDRLVPLSAEGAKSFADLNVTQVRNPEGLERLANGNIILNGRALLGSDVAIRHGHLRLPDGLVYQLVPGESQRFKAYRVQHNQARGPYKGGLRYHREVSLDLFKALAAEMTWKTAIAEVPFGGGKGGIQLDPREYGREEIEAITLRFMYRLKSLIGPNIDIPAPDVGTNPEIMALLYRQFSDGERERHNLRGIVTGKDVRIGGSEGRGKATGQGVAFCIEDYYADRGESVKGKTFVLQGFGNVGSHAANILSNMGARLLAVNDADGSIFNGDGIDVNALSAYVSDPKNLKRSVVGFPGAQRIEKKDLWDVQADILVPAALGGEITADIAERLKVKLIAEGANGPTTPEADRVLQKRGIELIPDIIANAGGVTVSYYEWIQNKRMERWSEAEVDQRLERAMKRNYRIIRDISRNQPRKTEMHDSRPYCIGKPVDSRCAAMILALKRIEAHYLLEGFSQ; from the coding sequence ATGGCCAGCGAAGAGACTTTCATGCGCGCCCCGGCCCCTACGCCCAAGCGCACCATCTACACGGAGGCGATGGAGATCTTCCACTTCGCGGCGGATCTCATCGGCCTGGACAAGCGGGTGCGTCTGGAGCTCGAAGAGCCCGACTACGAGCACATCTTCTACGTCACCGCGAAGCTCAAGGACCGGCTCGTGCCGCTGTCCGCCGAGGGGGCGAAGTCCTTCGCCGACCTGAATGTCACCCAGGTGCGCAACCCCGAAGGCCTGGAGCGCCTGGCCAACGGCAACATCATCCTGAACGGCCGCGCCCTGCTGGGCTCGGACGTGGCCATCCGCCACGGCCACCTGCGGCTGCCGGACGGGCTGGTGTACCAGCTGGTCCCCGGTGAGTCGCAGCGCTTCAAGGCCTACCGCGTCCAGCACAACCAGGCCCGTGGCCCCTACAAGGGCGGCCTGCGCTACCACCGCGAGGTGTCCCTGGACCTCTTCAAGGCCCTGGCCGCGGAGATGACCTGGAAGACGGCCATCGCGGAGGTGCCCTTCGGCGGCGGCAAGGGCGGCATCCAGCTGGATCCGCGCGAGTACGGCCGCGAGGAGATCGAGGCCATCACCCTGCGCTTCATGTACCGGCTCAAGAGCCTCATCGGGCCGAACATCGACATCCCGGCGCCGGACGTGGGCACCAACCCGGAGATCATGGCGCTGCTGTACCGCCAGTTCTCCGACGGTGAGCGCGAGCGCCACAACCTGCGCGGCATCGTCACCGGCAAGGACGTGCGCATCGGCGGTTCGGAAGGCCGCGGCAAGGCCACCGGCCAGGGCGTCGCGTTCTGCATCGAGGACTACTACGCCGACCGCGGCGAGAGCGTGAAGGGCAAGACCTTCGTCCTCCAGGGCTTCGGCAACGTGGGCAGCCACGCCGCCAACATCCTGTCGAACATGGGCGCGCGCCTGCTCGCGGTGAACGACGCCGACGGCTCCATCTTCAACGGCGACGGCATCGACGTGAACGCGCTGTCCGCGTACGTGTCGGATCCCAAGAACCTCAAGCGCTCCGTCGTGGGCTTCCCCGGCGCCCAGCGCATCGAGAAGAAGGACCTCTGGGACGTGCAGGCGGACATCCTCGTCCCTGCCGCGCTCGGGGGGGAGATCACCGCGGACATCGCGGAGCGCCTCAAGGTCAAGCTCATCGCGGAAGGCGCCAACGGCCCCACCACTCCGGAGGCCGACCGCGTGCTGCAGAAGCGCGGCATCGAGCTCATCCCGGACATCATCGCCAACGCCGGCGGCGTGACGGTGTCCTACTACGAGTGGATCCAGAACAAGCGCATGGAGCGCTGGAGCGAGGCGGAGGTCGATCAGCGCCTCGAGCGCGCCATGAAGCGCAACTACCGCATCATCCGGGACATCTCGCGCAACCAGCCGCGCAAGACGGAGATGCACGACAGCCGCCCGTACTGCATCGGGAAGCCGGTGGACAGCCGCTGCGCCGCCATGATCCTGGCGCTCAAGCGCATCGAGGCCCACTACCTGCTGGAAGGCTTCTCGCAGTAA